The following coding sequences lie in one Arachis ipaensis cultivar K30076 chromosome B05, Araip1.1, whole genome shotgun sequence genomic window:
- the LOC107640456 gene encoding protein FAR1-RELATED SEQUENCE 5-like, producing the protein MLENFLEVMCNKPPSIIVTDEDDAMIAAVKKIFLESTHRLCAWHLQKNVTSNGSEQMFREIFSKWLYVDMEVDEFEFQWDQAADEYGLHKNCWVMQMYEKRHIWASAYLRDKFCAGYRITSRCEGINSHVKKFLTSRYNIVDLVQNLELGVREYRNNELVAQFTSMYSTPVLTTCLDPIEKCPVAVYARVIFMQVKREIDVVGGLNFVSKRRFSTTMVYTTKEYGHPGQNVVTLFDNNSLKFECRCRFWEKEGFLCKHIFLVMKHEHLKDIPSRLILKR; encoded by the coding sequence ATGTTGGAGAATTTTTTGGAGGTTATGTGTAATAAACCTCCGTCCATTATCGTAACCGATGAGGACGATGCAATGATTGCAGCAGTGAAAAAGATTTTTCTTGAATCCACCCACCGGTTGTGTGCATGGCATTTGCAGAAGAATGTTACTTCAAATGGAAGTGAGCAAATGTTTCGTGAAATATTCTCTAAGTGGCTATATGTGGACATGGAGGTTGACGAGTTTGAGTTCCAATGGGATCAAGCTGCTGACGAGTACGGTTTGCACAAAAACTGTTGGGTAATGCAAATGTATGAAAAGAGGCACATATGGGCAAGTGCATACCTACGCGACAAGTTTTGTGCTGGATACCGGATCACATCTAGGTGTGAGGGGATAAATTCTCATGTCAAGAAATTCCTAACCTCGAGATACAATATTGTGGACCTTGTGCAAAATCTGGAGTTGGGGGTCCGTGAATACCGTAACAATGAGTTGGTTgcacaattcacttcaatgtaCAGTACTCCAGTCCTCACAACATGTTTGGATCCTATTGAGAAGTGTCCTGTAGCGGTCTACGCTAGAGTAATATTTATGCAAGTTAAGAGAGAGATTGATGTTGTAGGAGGCCTTAATTTTGTGAGCAAAAGGAGGTTTTCAACGACAATGGTCTACACTACCAAAGAATATGGTCATCCTGGTCAGAACGTAGTAACCTTATTTGACAATAACTCATTAAAGTTTGAATGTCGATGTCGATTTTGGGAGAAGGAAGGATTTCTGTGTAAGCACATATTTTTAGTAATGAAGCATGAGCATTTGAAGGATATTCCAAGCCGTTTGATTCTAAAGCGATAG
- the LOC107640455 gene encoding protein FAR1-RELATED SEQUENCE 5-like — translation MIVVVVVTRCYMQYDSGFDYYTIESCNVEDADVHSMVRDMNEEHGCNEDFDDACDVGATDIVSDEDTSDYGNVIGLSDQQIMRKVFQSKEFAYEFYCKFGRCQGFGVRKGDYGKDDDGNLIRRRFFCNRAGLRDEKYLHRLDRQRGHRPETRTNCMAKLSIYLDRENSVWKVRKVILDHHHKLTPQVMVHMIPKFRQMSDVAKAYIDGMHGYGVPTSKILNYMAGIVRGYSLLGFTKKDAYNYIDKIRRSKIADGDSNAAIVYLERKAAADPMAMARYNLTEDSMLANMFWVDGISRVEYQYFRDIVAFDSIYKKNKYNRPLVIFSGSNYKQTTIFGFGLVLNETITSYT, via the exons CAATATGATAGTGGCTTTGACTATTACACA ATAGAATCTTGCAATGTCGAAGATGCAGATGTGCATAGCATGGTAAGGGATATGAATGAAGAGCATGGGTGTAATGAGGATTTTGACGATGCATGTGATGTCGGGGCCACAGACATTGTATCTGATGAGGATACATCAGACTACGGTAACGTTATCGGATTGAGTGACCAGCAAATAATGAGAAAGGTGTTTCAGAGTAAGGAATTTGCTTATGAATTTTATTGTAAATTTGGGAGATGCCAAGGATTCGGTGTGCGCAAGGGAGATTATGGCAAGGATGATGATGGAAATTTGATACGAAGAAGGTTCTTTTGCAATAGGGCAGGATTGAGGGATGAAAAATACCTTCATAGATTGGATAGACAAAGGGGTCACCGACCTGAAACACGGACTAATTGTATGGCGAAGTTGTCGATTTACCTAGATAGGGAAAACTCAGTATGGAAGGTTCGGAAAGTTATCTTGGATCATCATCATAAGTTGACACCGCAAGTAATGGTGCACATGATTCCAAAATTTCGTCAGATGTCAGATGTTGCAAAGGCATACATAGACGGCATGCATGGGTATGGGGTACCTACGTCTAAGATTCTCAACTACATGGCTGGAATTGTCAGAGGGTATTCTTTGTTGGGCTTTACGAAAAAAGATGCATATAACTACATCGACAAGATACGTCGTTCAAAGATTGCTGATGGTGACTCAAATGCTGCCATTGTATACCTAGAGAGAAAGGCGGCAGCCGATCCAATGGCGATGGCTAGGTATAACTTAACAGAGGATAGTATGTTAGCGAATATGTTCTGGGTGGATGGAATTAGTAGAGTCGAATACCAGTACTTCAGAGACATTGTTGCTTTCGACTCGATATACAAAAAGAATAAATACAATAGACCTTTGGTGATATTCTCCGGCTCAAACTACAAGCAAACTACGATATTTGGTTTTGGATTGGTTCTAAATGAAACTATTACATCATACACATAG